The Halobacterium sp. CBA1132 genome has a segment encoding these proteins:
- a CDS encoding MBL fold metallo-hydrolase — translation MIARYAVPVQAPVPGGATNAYVLGEGEHLLVDPAGRTPGLDDAADGIDHVAVTHTHPDHVDAVADYAAEADATVWAYAPYAARFADATGTEPDRLFRPGDTLADTGVSVLATPGHAPDHVAFVTDGEAVTGDLVFDDGSVFVGTPDGDIRTYLSSLRRLLARDFDALHPGHGDPIENPDERVRETYFHRRDRERSVRAAVESGAETVDEILDAAYEKALGDARGLAARVVRAHLQKLAVEGHVAWDGDRARPPAGEQ, via the coding sequence GTGATAGCGCGCTACGCAGTTCCAGTCCAAGCGCCGGTGCCCGGCGGCGCGACGAACGCGTACGTTCTCGGCGAGGGCGAACACCTGCTCGTCGACCCCGCGGGTCGCACGCCCGGCCTCGACGACGCGGCCGACGGAATCGACCACGTCGCCGTCACGCACACCCACCCCGACCACGTCGATGCAGTCGCCGACTACGCGGCCGAAGCCGACGCGACAGTGTGGGCGTACGCGCCGTACGCAGCGCGGTTCGCGGACGCGACGGGCACCGAGCCCGACCGGCTGTTCCGGCCCGGTGACACGCTCGCGGACACCGGCGTCTCGGTGCTGGCGACCCCCGGCCACGCGCCCGACCACGTCGCGTTCGTCACGGACGGCGAAGCGGTCACGGGCGACCTCGTGTTCGACGACGGGAGCGTGTTCGTCGGTACGCCGGACGGCGACATCCGCACGTATCTGTCGTCCCTGCGTCGCCTGCTCGCCCGCGACTTCGACGCGCTCCACCCCGGCCACGGCGACCCAATCGAGAATCCCGACGAGCGCGTCCGCGAGACGTACTTCCACCGCCGCGACCGCGAGCGCAGCGTCCGCGCCGCCGTCGAATCCGGCGCCGAGACCGTCGACGAGATTCTCGACGCCGCCTACGAGAAAGCGCTCGGCGACGCCCGCGGCCTCGCCGCGAGAGTCGTCCGCGCGCACCTCCAGAAACTCGCCGTCGAGGGCCACGTCGCGTGGGACGGCGACCGCGCCCGCCCGCCAGCCGGCGAACAGTAG
- a CDS encoding glycosyltransferase produces MDLSVVVPTLNGRDVLAASLDALAAHAPDAEVVVVNGPSVDGTSGMVRDHDAADLLLELSERNLNASRNAGVAAADGDVVAFVGQDSQIREGWVEAVEAALDDGADAVTGPVHRRVEGGVTTESVETATVAGRHVTFFDGGNVAFVRDALDALDGFDEYLQTGAARDAAHRLAGMDRDVVWGADAVVLREAKDDIRHRLPEDAEESAWGLKYRSLAYRLVKNYGFGARIAARITKHAFGDAFSVGGDVLRGDAKLSEWAAAGSAVVPNVWRGSQDGVSARMADRTPRRNPNGVSARMDRTMVRHDC; encoded by the coding sequence ATGGACCTCTCGGTAGTGGTGCCCACCCTCAACGGCCGCGACGTACTCGCAGCGTCGCTGGACGCGCTCGCGGCCCACGCACCCGACGCCGAGGTCGTGGTCGTCAACGGCCCGTCCGTGGACGGGACGTCCGGGATGGTGCGCGACCACGACGCAGCCGACCTGCTGTTGGAGCTCTCCGAGCGAAACCTCAACGCCTCCCGCAACGCCGGCGTCGCGGCCGCAGACGGCGATGTCGTCGCGTTCGTCGGGCAGGACTCCCAGATTCGCGAGGGCTGGGTGGAGGCCGTCGAAGCCGCGCTGGACGACGGCGCCGACGCGGTCACCGGCCCCGTCCACCGACGCGTCGAGGGCGGTGTCACTACGGAGTCCGTCGAAACGGCGACCGTCGCGGGCCGCCACGTCACGTTCTTCGACGGCGGGAACGTCGCGTTCGTCCGGGACGCTCTCGACGCCCTCGACGGGTTCGACGAGTACCTCCAAACTGGCGCCGCGCGCGACGCCGCTCACCGACTGGCGGGCATGGACCGCGACGTCGTGTGGGGCGCGGACGCAGTCGTGCTCCGTGAAGCGAAAGACGACATCCGCCACCGACTCCCGGAAGACGCCGAGGAGTCGGCGTGGGGGCTGAAGTACCGGTCGCTGGCGTACCGGCTCGTGAAGAACTACGGATTCGGCGCGCGCATCGCCGCCCGCATCACGAAACACGCCTTCGGGGACGCCTTCTCGGTCGGCGGGGACGTGCTGCGCGGCGACGCGAAACTCTCCGAGTGGGCGGCCGCCGGCAGCGCCGTCGTCCCGAACGTCTGGCGGGGCAGTCAGGACGGGGTGTCCGCGCGGATGGCGGACCGAACCCCGCGACGCAACCCCAACGGCGTCTCCGCGCGCATGGACCGAACGATGGTCCGCCACGACTGCTGA
- a CDS encoding TRAM domain-containing protein, protein MEISDQLLCLFSAEVTVKDDEYVVEIPRSEVEAGSVEPGDVYRVALISQAEAETGTETETTSEPAESEPQPPVEEGEIRYVEIEDIGKQGDGIARVERGYVIIVPDAEIGERVKVEVTEVKSNFAVGEIIEDEY, encoded by the coding sequence ATGGAAATCTCTGACCAACTCCTCTGTCTGTTCAGTGCGGAAGTGACTGTCAAAGACGACGAGTACGTCGTCGAAATCCCGCGGAGCGAAGTCGAAGCCGGCTCGGTCGAACCCGGTGACGTCTACCGCGTCGCGCTCATCTCGCAGGCCGAAGCCGAGACCGGGACCGAGACCGAGACGACGAGCGAGCCCGCCGAGTCCGAACCCCAGCCGCCCGTCGAGGAGGGCGAGATTCGGTACGTCGAAATCGAGGACATCGGCAAGCAGGGCGACGGCATCGCGCGCGTCGAACGCGGCTACGTCATCATCGTGCCGGACGCCGAAATCGGCGAGCGCGTGAAAGTAGAGGTGACGGAAGTCAAGTCGAACTTCGCGGTCGGCGAAATCATCGAAGACGAGTACTGA
- a CDS encoding amidohydrolase family protein yields MLELEHGFRIVDLHARLHAGPGRPVRGRTIDGEDLEREMHQAGVVRSVVFPGPRKGEQGYLRANNAVARQAVQRPFIAFARIDGPHDPGDGATSRLKNLRSSRTDWQTSPEDVEQYAYDDRFHGFKLDPTRDGLPEPDVLDVLDDVGLPVLVHGGEGFPPSALDATLLDREFPVVLAHFGGHPLDRELMHEAVALLDSHDDLYLDTAAVRYRELLEHAIVEHPDRVVFGSGAPATHPNVAVMEILTLDVTEDAMRKVFGKNAVRVVPGLDRE; encoded by the coding sequence ATGCTCGAACTGGAGCACGGGTTCCGGATTGTGGACCTGCACGCGCGGCTCCACGCCGGCCCGGGGCGCCCAGTCCGGGGCCGCACCATCGACGGCGAGGACCTCGAACGCGAGATGCACCAGGCCGGGGTCGTTCGCTCCGTGGTCTTCCCCGGGCCGCGGAAGGGCGAACAGGGCTACCTCCGCGCGAACAACGCGGTCGCGCGGCAGGCCGTCCAGCGGCCGTTCATCGCGTTCGCGCGCATCGACGGCCCCCACGACCCCGGCGACGGCGCGACCTCCCGGCTGAAGAACCTCCGGTCGTCGCGGACTGACTGGCAGACCTCACCGGAGGACGTCGAACAGTACGCCTACGACGACCGCTTCCACGGGTTCAAACTCGACCCGACCAGGGACGGCCTCCCCGAACCGGACGTCCTCGACGTGCTCGACGACGTCGGCCTGCCGGTGCTCGTCCACGGCGGCGAGGGGTTCCCGCCGAGCGCGCTGGACGCGACGCTGCTCGACCGCGAGTTCCCCGTAGTGCTGGCGCACTTCGGCGGCCACCCGCTCGACCGCGAACTGATGCACGAGGCCGTCGCGCTACTGGACAGCCACGACGACCTCTACCTCGACACGGCGGCGGTCCGGTACCGGGAACTGCTCGAACACGCCATCGTCGAGCACCCCGACCGCGTCGTCTTCGGGAGCGGCGCGCCCGCCACCCACCCGAACGTCGCGGTCATGGAGATTCTCACGCTCGACGTCACCGAGGACGCGATGCGGAAGGTGTTCGGGAAGAACGCCGTGCGCGTCGTCCCCGGACTCGACCGGGAGTGA
- a CDS encoding YkgJ family cysteine cluster protein, producing the protein MEELEVELERARDLDVAALADAIETIGFECTRCGACCKSEADDPHTATVFPDEVRELEDATDRDWREIARPMPYGLDEDGTGETFEWALQTAACGDCSFYEEEEDGTGACTVHDSRPLICETYPFSVALGGTSQPMGEAVDESGMVRAHECEGLGRDISREDAESLAAALKERAVRDIEEAIGVRDNYEPANPGPGETVVHDSEGAKRPDGTPTGD; encoded by the coding sequence ATGGAGGAACTCGAAGTCGAACTCGAGCGCGCCCGCGACCTCGACGTCGCGGCGCTCGCGGACGCCATCGAGACCATCGGCTTCGAGTGCACGCGCTGCGGGGCGTGCTGTAAGAGCGAGGCCGACGACCCCCACACGGCGACGGTGTTCCCGGACGAGGTCCGGGAGTTGGAGGACGCGACCGACCGCGACTGGCGGGAAATCGCGCGGCCGATGCCGTACGGCCTCGACGAGGACGGGACCGGAGAAACATTCGAGTGGGCGCTCCAGACGGCGGCGTGCGGGGACTGCTCGTTCTACGAGGAGGAAGAGGACGGCACGGGCGCGTGTACGGTTCACGACAGCCGACCGCTCATCTGCGAGACGTACCCGTTCAGCGTCGCGCTCGGTGGGACGAGCCAGCCGATGGGCGAGGCGGTAGATGAATCCGGGATGGTGCGCGCCCACGAGTGCGAGGGACTGGGCCGCGACATCTCCCGTGAGGACGCCGAGTCGCTGGCGGCGGCGCTGAAGGAGCGAGCGGTGCGCGACATCGAGGAAGCCATCGGCGTGCGGGACAACTACGAGCCCGCGAACCCCGGTCCCGGCGAGACCGTCGTCCACGACTCCGAGGGCGCGAAACGGCCGGACGGGACGCCCACCGGGGACTGA
- a CDS encoding helix-turn-helix domain-containing protein: protein MSTSATEHQSLIQDDEEFRERLRELPPSAKLVAKVLEIDAPLSQGQLAEESLLPDRTVRYALNRLDDADLVGSRYSFQDARKQVYFLEN, encoded by the coding sequence ATGAGCACGTCCGCCACGGAGCACCAGTCACTCATTCAGGACGACGAAGAATTCCGCGAGCGCCTGCGCGAACTCCCGCCGAGCGCGAAACTCGTCGCGAAAGTTCTCGAAATCGACGCGCCGCTCTCGCAGGGCCAACTCGCGGAGGAGTCCCTGCTGCCGGACCGCACCGTCCGGTACGCGCTCAACCGCCTCGACGACGCGGACCTCGTCGGCTCCCGCTACAGTTTCCAGGACGCCCGCAAGCAAGTGTACTTCCTCGAGAACTAA
- a CDS encoding radical SAM protein, translated as MIDPAELDVTLVDGYVDEPAHFGVPPYISTYPRYAAGALVDAGIPEEQITYHTIDELRENKSKFNDVADADLFVYVGGMTVPGKYVGGTPAEPDEVRELAWLADGTSIMGGPVRFGVGEENAGAQEMERSDLDFDFLAMADVEAAVYDLVKNGLEGFEDRYRDNEEIDRWGAKGAFVVEQHPNYPDYLICEMETSRGCAYRCSFCTEPMYGDPGFRSADSVVREVGNLSDHGARHFRLGRQADILAFGGDGEAPNPDALRRLYEGIREVAPNLETLHLDNMNPVTIVDYPEKSREAIRIIAEHNTAGDTAAFGLESADPVVQEENNLLVSAEECLEAVRVVNEVGGWRPGESPEDAPTWGDEATNRLPKILPGINLVHGLTGEREQTFAHNKRFLQSVLDEGLMLRRINIRQVMAFEGTDMAETGAQLAEDHKRQFKRYKQDVRENIDNAMLNRVVPPGTLLKDVHLEYHQDGKTFGRQLGTYSLLVGIPGERELGRTIDVAVTDHGYRSVTGVPHPLDVNDASMDELTAIPGIGKSTAGDLLVDRPHDSAPSVEDADLAKFTQ; from the coding sequence ATGATTGACCCCGCGGAGTTGGACGTGACGCTCGTCGACGGCTACGTCGACGAGCCGGCGCACTTCGGTGTGCCGCCGTACATCTCCACGTATCCGCGGTACGCGGCCGGCGCGCTCGTGGACGCCGGCATCCCCGAGGAGCAGATAACGTACCACACCATCGACGAACTCCGCGAGAACAAGTCGAAGTTCAACGACGTCGCGGACGCGGACCTCTTCGTCTACGTCGGCGGGATGACCGTCCCCGGGAAGTACGTCGGCGGGACGCCCGCCGAGCCCGACGAGGTGCGCGAGCTGGCGTGGCTCGCGGACGGCACGAGTATCATGGGCGGGCCGGTTCGCTTCGGCGTCGGCGAGGAGAACGCGGGCGCCCAGGAGATGGAGCGCTCGGACCTCGACTTCGACTTCCTCGCCATGGCGGACGTCGAGGCCGCCGTCTACGACCTCGTGAAGAATGGTCTCGAAGGGTTCGAGGACCGCTACCGCGACAACGAGGAAATCGACCGCTGGGGGGCGAAGGGCGCGTTCGTCGTCGAGCAGCACCCGAACTACCCGGACTACCTCATCTGCGAGATGGAGACCTCGCGGGGGTGCGCGTACCGCTGTTCGTTCTGCACGGAGCCGATGTACGGCGACCCCGGGTTCCGGAGCGCCGACAGCGTCGTCCGAGAGGTCGGGAACCTCTCCGACCACGGCGCGCGCCACTTCCGGCTCGGCCGGCAGGCCGACATCCTCGCGTTCGGCGGGGACGGCGAGGCGCCGAACCCGGACGCGCTCCGGCGGCTCTACGAGGGGATTCGGGAGGTCGCCCCGAACCTCGAAACGCTGCACCTCGACAACATGAACCCGGTGACCATCGTGGACTACCCCGAGAAGTCCCGGGAGGCCATCCGCATCATCGCCGAGCACAACACCGCCGGCGACACCGCGGCGTTCGGCTTAGAGTCGGCGGACCCCGTGGTGCAGGAGGAGAACAACCTCCTCGTGTCCGCCGAGGAGTGTCTGGAGGCCGTTCGCGTCGTCAACGAGGTCGGCGGCTGGCGGCCCGGCGAGTCCCCCGAGGACGCCCCCACGTGGGGCGACGAGGCGACGAACCGGCTGCCCAAAATCCTGCCCGGAATCAACCTCGTCCACGGCCTGACGGGCGAACGCGAGCAGACGTTCGCGCACAACAAGCGCTTCCTCCAGAGCGTGCTCGACGAGGGCCTGATGCTCCGGCGCATCAACATCCGGCAGGTGATGGCGTTCGAGGGCACCGACATGGCGGAGACGGGCGCCCAGCTCGCCGAGGACCACAAGCGGCAGTTCAAGCGCTACAAGCAGGACGTGCGGGAGAACATCGACAACGCGATGCTGAACCGCGTGGTGCCGCCGGGCACGCTCCTGAAGGACGTCCACCTGGAGTACCACCAGGACGGGAAGACGTTCGGCCGGCAACTGGGCACGTACTCGCTGCTCGTGGGGATTCCCGGCGAGCGCGAACTCGGGCGGACCATCGACGTCGCGGTCACCGACCACGGCTACCGCTCGGTCACGGGCGTCCCGCACCCACTCGACGTCAACGACGCGTCGATGGACGAACTCACGGCGATTCCCGGCATCGGCAAGTCCACGGCCGGCGACCTGCTCGTCGACCGGCCCCACGACTCCGCGCCCAGCGTCGAGGACGCGGACCTCGCGAAGTTCACGCAGTAA
- a CDS encoding class I SAM-dependent methyltransferase produces MKGQEWYQATEVAEEYDEKRFSRGGRLIDRREKEAVLDAVGPVEDQRVLEIACGTGRFTVMLAERGADITGLDISGPMLQEGREKAQRAGVADTIEFMRGDAGRLPFPDDHFDTVFAMRFFHLADTPARFLTEMARVSKDCVFFDTFNRFSTRSLYNWLLPMGSRLYGDSEVRRLVDEAGLDLVDDEHDFLVPYGFYRKVPDWIADPIRRADTAIGGTPVGRSLASVSYWQTSV; encoded by the coding sequence GTGAAGGGACAGGAGTGGTACCAGGCCACGGAGGTCGCGGAGGAGTACGACGAGAAGCGATTCTCCCGTGGCGGCCGGCTCATCGACCGACGAGAGAAAGAGGCCGTCCTCGACGCAGTGGGGCCGGTCGAGGACCAGCGCGTCCTCGAAATCGCCTGTGGCACCGGCCGCTTCACGGTGATGCTCGCCGAGCGCGGCGCCGACATCACCGGGCTGGACATCTCCGGGCCGATGCTCCAAGAGGGCCGCGAAAAAGCCCAGCGAGCGGGCGTCGCGGACACCATCGAGTTCATGCGCGGCGACGCCGGGCGACTCCCGTTCCCGGACGACCACTTCGACACCGTGTTCGCGATGCGATTCTTCCACCTCGCGGACACGCCGGCGCGGTTCCTCACGGAGATGGCGCGCGTCTCCAAGGACTGCGTGTTCTTCGACACCTTCAACCGGTTCAGCACGCGCTCGCTGTACAACTGGCTGCTCCCGATGGGGTCGCGGCTGTACGGCGACAGCGAGGTCCGACGGCTCGTCGACGAGGCCGGCCTCGACCTCGTGGACGACGAGCACGACTTCCTCGTGCCGTACGGCTTCTACCGAAAGGTGCCGGACTGGATCGCAGACCCGATTCGGCGCGCGGACACGGCCATCGGCGGGACGCCGGTCGGCCGGTCATTGGCGTCGGTGTCGTACTGGCAGACGAGCGTCTGA
- a CDS encoding APC family permease has translation MSEQLGLTECVSMALGGMIGGGIYAVLGVVAGVTDAATWFAFLLAGAVALCAGYSYNKLNVLVDDGGGSVSFVQSLVGNTTLAGMLGWTLLFGYVGSMAMYAFAFAEFTLGFSVVPAAVFGLPMRPLVSVAAVALFVALNLLGARTTGTAENVLVAAKVLVLVAFGVFGLVYATSLSETQMAYGFGQLTTVGPVVAAAISFVAFQGWQLLFYDQDSVSDHVETIRRAVYISIPAAVAIYVLVAVVTVNLAPQALEHHPHVALADAASEMLSVVGLSSLGFVVVSVSALFSTGSAINATLFSAAHFAKRLIRGDLLPDRFGDTDADGAPEKAILALGVVTAAFASYGSLGAITSFASLSFIVVFGAMSLLAFRNRDAADADINPVLPAVGTVGALGFAPLMVNNLYNREPGTFWMVVVLAVLTVAVELLYFERDTIQHQLGEFEDDIESRM, from the coding sequence ATGAGCGAGCAGCTCGGGCTCACGGAGTGCGTGTCGATGGCGCTCGGCGGCATGATCGGGGGTGGCATCTACGCCGTGCTGGGCGTCGTCGCGGGCGTCACGGACGCCGCGACGTGGTTCGCGTTCCTGCTCGCGGGCGCCGTCGCGCTCTGCGCGGGCTACTCGTACAACAAGCTCAACGTGCTCGTCGACGACGGCGGCGGGTCCGTGTCGTTCGTGCAGTCGCTGGTCGGGAACACCACGCTGGCGGGGATGCTCGGGTGGACGCTGCTGTTCGGCTACGTCGGGTCGATGGCGATGTACGCGTTCGCGTTCGCGGAGTTCACGCTCGGATTCTCGGTCGTCCCAGCGGCGGTGTTCGGGCTGCCGATGCGGCCGCTCGTCTCGGTGGCCGCGGTCGCGCTGTTCGTCGCGCTGAACCTGCTCGGCGCGCGTACCACGGGGACCGCCGAGAACGTCCTCGTCGCCGCGAAAGTCCTCGTGTTGGTCGCGTTCGGCGTCTTCGGACTCGTCTACGCGACGTCGCTATCAGAGACGCAGATGGCCTACGGCTTCGGACAGCTCACGACGGTCGGGCCGGTCGTCGCGGCGGCCATCTCGTTCGTCGCGTTCCAAGGCTGGCAGCTACTGTTCTACGACCAGGATAGCGTCAGTGACCACGTCGAGACGATTCGGCGCGCGGTCTACATCTCGATTCCCGCCGCGGTCGCTATCTACGTCCTCGTCGCCGTCGTCACTGTGAACCTCGCGCCGCAGGCGCTCGAACACCACCCGCACGTCGCGCTCGCGGACGCCGCCTCCGAGATGCTCTCCGTGGTCGGACTGTCGAGTCTCGGGTTCGTCGTCGTCTCGGTGTCGGCGCTGTTCTCGACGGGCAGCGCCATCAACGCGACGCTGTTCTCCGCGGCGCACTTCGCGAAGCGGCTCATCCGCGGCGACCTGCTCCCGGACCGGTTCGGCGACACGGACGCAGACGGTGCGCCCGAGAAGGCGATTCTCGCGTTGGGCGTGGTGACGGCGGCGTTCGCGTCCTACGGGAGCCTCGGCGCCATCACGTCGTTCGCGTCGCTGTCGTTCATCGTCGTGTTCGGCGCGATGAGCCTGCTCGCGTTCCGCAACCGCGACGCCGCGGACGCCGACATCAACCCCGTGCTGCCAGCGGTCGGCACCGTCGGCGCGCTCGGGTTCGCGCCGCTGATGGTCAACAACCTCTACAACCGCGAACCCGGAACGTTCTGGATGGTCGTCGTGCTCGCGGTGCTCACGGTCGCGGTGGAACTCCTCTACTTCGAACGCGACACCATCCAACACCAACTCGGCGAGTTCGAGGACGACATTGAGTCGCGGATGTGA
- a CDS encoding glycosyltransferase family 87 protein, with amino-acid sequence MASVRAPRLVLLASVLAGVANTALFPLRNPEQVGLATDVYYYAARAAFRGADIYAVNPLGQTGFVYPPIVALAFAPHAALGDPTLAYALQWCLNLAALGTLAVLVVRATERVGVDLATHSVRGPPLVDRVLLTAAVFLVGPVGVNLVMGQVNPLLALGLAGGAVLLERGRDTAAGAAFGLVALVKLFPALVGVWLLRQRRWRAVAAATATGLAGIAAGVLVFGPDASVTYVTETLAGETAVASFAGGPDHTAPYATVRRQLAVLAPGLSSSWLLPIGALVLAPVFAGVNRVVADARSRLVALQGTLLATLLLLPLEPFYVILALFPLLPLLYVLDDGWPRRLFLAGALLLLVPVTWASVTSMTAVLPAGAASVVRNAASALFSFVLPPTIGAWLVLAGCLLYQHRTATERANGFV; translated from the coding sequence ATGGCTTCGGTCCGCGCACCCCGACTCGTTCTCCTCGCCAGCGTGCTGGCGGGCGTCGCGAACACCGCGCTCTTCCCGCTGCGGAACCCCGAGCAAGTCGGTCTCGCGACGGACGTCTACTACTACGCCGCGCGCGCCGCGTTCCGCGGCGCGGACATCTACGCCGTCAACCCTCTCGGGCAGACCGGCTTCGTCTACCCGCCTATCGTCGCGCTCGCGTTCGCCCCGCACGCCGCGCTCGGCGACCCCACGCTCGCGTACGCGCTCCAGTGGTGCCTGAACCTCGCCGCGCTCGGGACGCTCGCCGTCCTCGTCGTTCGCGCGACGGAGCGCGTGGGCGTCGACCTCGCTACTCACTCGGTTCGCGGTCCCCCGTTGGTCGACCGCGTGCTCCTGACAGCGGCCGTTTTCCTCGTCGGCCCCGTCGGCGTCAACCTCGTCATGGGGCAAGTGAACCCGCTGCTCGCGCTCGGGCTCGCGGGCGGCGCCGTCCTCCTCGAACGCGGCCGCGACACCGCCGCCGGCGCGGCGTTCGGGCTGGTCGCGCTCGTGAAACTGTTTCCCGCGCTCGTCGGCGTCTGGCTGCTCCGCCAGCGGCGGTGGCGGGCCGTCGCCGCCGCCACCGCGACGGGACTGGCCGGCATCGCCGCGGGCGTGCTCGTGTTCGGTCCGGACGCCTCGGTCACGTACGTCACCGAGACGCTCGCCGGCGAAACCGCGGTCGCGTCGTTCGCCGGCGGCCCCGACCACACGGCGCCGTACGCCACGGTCCGCCGCCAGCTGGCCGTGCTCGCGCCCGGCCTGTCCTCGTCGTGGCTGCTCCCAATCGGCGCGCTCGTCCTCGCGCCCGTCTTCGCCGGCGTGAACCGCGTGGTCGCGGACGCCCGCAGTCGCCTCGTCGCGCTCCAAGGGACGCTGCTCGCCACGCTTCTGTTGCTCCCGCTGGAGCCGTTCTACGTCATTCTCGCCCTGTTTCCGCTGCTCCCGCTGCTCTACGTGCTCGACGACGGGTGGCCGCGGCGGCTCTTCCTCGCCGGCGCGCTTCTGCTGTTGGTCCCCGTCACGTGGGCGAGCGTCACATCGATGACGGCCGTGCTGCCGGCGGGTGCTGCCAGCGTCGTCCGGAACGCCGCGAGCGCCCTGTTCTCGTTCGTGCTTCCGCCGACGATTGGCGCGTGGCTCGTGCTCGCGGGCTGCCTGCTGTACCAGCACCGGACGGCCACCGAGCGGGCGAACGGTTTTGTTTGA
- a CDS encoding Hsp20/alpha crystallin family protein produces MTVREFAADISDAVFQRLGRAASQMQEESPLPVDVLESDDEYLVVFDAPGVTTSDVQVNYVEGAVEVRVDRFREFREGFEMLFPGRGLQLDGRAELPPDAVVDAEAARAELRDNGALYVFLPKGEREGTDVDVTTPEDDE; encoded by the coding sequence ATGACGGTCCGCGAGTTCGCGGCGGACATCAGTGACGCCGTCTTCCAGCGGCTTGGCCGCGCGGCCTCCCAGATGCAGGAGGAGTCGCCGCTGCCCGTGGACGTGCTCGAGAGCGACGACGAGTACCTCGTCGTCTTCGACGCACCGGGCGTGACCACCAGCGACGTGCAGGTGAACTACGTCGAGGGCGCCGTCGAGGTGCGCGTGGACCGGTTCAGAGAGTTCCGCGAGGGCTTCGAAATGCTGTTCCCGGGTCGCGGCCTGCAACTCGACGGCCGCGCGGAACTCCCACCGGACGCCGTCGTGGACGCCGAGGCGGCGCGCGCGGAGTTGCGCGACAACGGCGCGCTGTACGTCTTCCTCCCGAAGGGCGAGCGCGAGGGCACCGATGTCGACGTGACGACGCCCGAGGACGACGAGTAG
- a CDS encoding DUF429 domain-containing protein: MGFETVYGVDFSGSSTAGEKIWITEADVSSDDFVVNSVQRIDDFLDLSSQSRDVVLRELLRDIQSRDDRTLFGFDFPFSLPEPILSQPDWEDFVTCFPDEFLSPENLQRVCSDRARLVGEESGVQLNRQTESDSGGLCPYNAQIRLQTYYGIRDLLRPLTLTESAQIAPMFSPPGTQPTVIEVYPAATIQQQTELTPRGYKSNTESAADKRDALLGEFLPEASEIEREHLVNDAEADGIDSLIAANAAFRNRGNLAIDETNDGTPVEGRIYV; encoded by the coding sequence ATGGGCTTCGAGACCGTCTACGGCGTGGACTTCAGTGGCTCCAGTACTGCGGGCGAGAAAATTTGGATAACTGAAGCTGACGTCAGTAGCGACGATTTTGTCGTTAATTCCGTCCAGCGAATCGACGACTTTCTCGACCTTTCGTCCCAGTCACGTGATGTCGTTCTCCGGGAACTCCTCCGAGACATCCAGTCTCGTGACGACCGCACCTTGTTCGGATTCGATTTTCCGTTTTCACTCCCGGAACCGATACTCTCTCAGCCTGACTGGGAAGATTTCGTCACCTGCTTTCCCGACGAGTTCCTGAGCCCGGAGAATTTACAACGCGTCTGTTCCGACCGGGCGAGGCTCGTCGGAGAGGAAAGTGGCGTGCAACTCAACCGGCAGACTGAGAGCGACTCGGGAGGCCTCTGTCCGTACAACGCACAGATTCGACTACAGACATACTACGGTATTCGTGACCTGCTCCGGCCGCTCACCCTTACGGAGTCTGCACAAATCGCGCCCATGTTCTCTCCGCCGGGAACACAGCCGACCGTCATCGAAGTGTATCCAGCAGCCACGATTCAGCAGCAGACCGAACTAACTCCACGAGGATACAAGTCGAATACCGAAAGCGCCGCCGACAAACGCGATGCCCTCCTCGGCGAATTTCTCCCGGAAGCCAGTGAAATAGAACGCGAACACCTCGTTAACGACGCCGAGGCTGACGGGATTGACAGCCTCATCGCGGCAAACGCGGCTTTCCGTAACCGCGGGAATCTCGCAATAGACGAGACGAATGACGGAACACCTGTCGAGGGCCGCATCTACGTGTAG